The Neurospora crassa OR74A linkage group IV, whole genome shotgun sequence genome has a segment encoding these proteins:
- a CDS encoding DUF1014 domain-containing protein, variant gives MAGKKGQDNSKKAAGQARKADAAAQKAAAEDAKKAAAEAAEWDKGAKSNAKKEAEAAKKAEAARKKAEKEALLKEEEKNTPGRTQPKNAKTAVRKTRGLDLSQLDDDGSGPLAALNASGIDNALDALSLTTSSAVDKIDRHPERRFKAAYAAFEERRLAEMEKDGSGQGLRLNQKKEKIKKEFEKHPDNPFNQVTARYDASREELAQLKEQERTKIEARLGSRR, from the exons atggcTGGAAAGAAGGGCCAGGACAATAGCAAGAAGGCGGCCGGCCAGGCGCGCAAGGCCGACGCTGCGGCCCAGAAGGCTGCTGCCGAAGACGCAAAGAAGGCCGCTGCCGAAGCCGCCGAGTGGGATAAGGGAGCCAAAAGCAACGCTAAGAA GGAGGCCGAAGCCGCGAAAAAGGCCGAGGCGGCGCGCAAGAAGGCAGAGAAAGAGGCACTTctgaaggaggaagagaagaataCCCCGGGGCGTACGCAACCCAAGAATGCAAAGACGGCGGTCAGGAAGACAAGGGGTCTTGACCTGTCACAGCTGGACGATGACGGCAGTGGCCCTCTTGCAGCTCTTAACGCCTCGGGTATTGACAACGCTCTGGATGCGTTGTCGTTAACCACATCTTCAGCCGTTGACAAGATTGACCGGCATCCCGAGAGACGCTTCAAGGCAGCATATGCGGCGTTTGAGGAACGACGACTTGCAGAGATGGAGAAGGACGGCAGTGGCCAAGGTTTGCGCCTGaaccagaagaaggagaagatcaagaaggagtTCGAGAAGCACCCAGACAACCCCTTCAATCAGGTGACTGCGCGCTACGACGCCTCCAGGGAAGAGTTGGCCCAGCTCAAGGAGCAGGAACGTACCAAGATCGAGGCCCGACTTGGGTCTAGACGTTAA
- a CDS encoding ubiquitin-conjugating enzyme, which produces MYGKYPAVQCHMRNTFALHIINNPNPSPCFSCLSTRYTTEVVSHSPSGADDLSMTIAPTSPSRSPHNRSPYLYTHATLSKLSGRTLRLIAFWNLQGFSCFTNLDLEFLTSPCQRETRPPACCVSKYRTNILRQKEPPSRSTFPPGNTVIPPRPMTTSMPFSRMGNLPAVRRQHLLAEFAGLKQACPNGVFVSLTPGDPNLWSGVIFVRKGPYANAVLRFQVSFPDSYPNLPPLVTFSTDMFHPLITPLTTYMYSTDVQHNGTVSATDEERLPPGGFSLRHGFPHWFGRASRSRGERGSGDQRGRPPASLQMTPPPDTRKVQTGNRSEDGTKNGGGTEGTPESTTEANADAASDCSRSAARRDVSTYEVLRYIRSTFDDANVLDSVPLEAAGNPGAWHAWRTHRRQQAANVTSSPASVKSDLDSNSIKIDETITSPSPSGTAETSSATSTSAAPKRPDEWNWDGVWEERVKRGIATSLSEPVLFGNAGAADEVINFISMEEADVEGTKQNLLRTLGAIP; this is translated from the exons ATGTATGGGAAGTACCCGGCAGTACAGTGTCATATGCGGAATACATTTGCATTACATATCATcaataaccctaacccttctcCTTGCTTTTCGTGCCTGAGCACCCGCTACACTACAGAGGTAGTGTCTCATTCACCGTCAGGGGCAGACGATCTTTCCATGACCATAGCTCCAACCTCACCATCTCGATCGCCTCACAACCGCTCaccttacctctacaccCACGCCACTTTATCAAAACTTTCTGGAAGGACTCTCCGTTTAATCGCCTTCTGGAATCTGCAGGGTTTTTCTTGTTTCACAAACTTAGACCTAGAATTCCTCACAAGTCCTTGTCAGCGAGAAACCCGCCCCCCCGCATGCTGTGTGTCCAAATACAGGACAAACATTCTCCGACAAAAAGAACCTCCATCCCGGTCAACATTCCCACCGGGTAACACGGTAATCCCCCCGAGGCCAATGACAACATCCATGCCATTCTCCCGGATGGGCAACCTGCCCGCTGTTAGACGGCAGCATCTCCTTGCCGAGTT TGCCGGTCTTAAACAGGCATGTCCAAATGGCGTCTTCGTCAGTCTCACGCCCGGTGACCCGAATCTGTGGTCGGGCGTGATCTTCGTACGCAAAG GTCCATACGCCAACGCCGTCCTCCGCTTCCAGGTCTCCTTCCCGGACTCGTATCCGAACCTGCCGCCCCTGGTTACCTTCTCCACAGACATGTTCCACCCCCTTATCACGCCTCTTACCACGTACATGTACAGCACCGACGTCCAGCACAACGGTACCGTCAGTGCCACCGACGAGGAGCGCCTCCCGCCCGGAGGCTTCAGTCTACGTCATGGCTTCCCGCACTGGTTTGGTAGGGCCAGTCGGTCCCGTGGGGAGCGTGGTAGTGGCGATCAACGAGGAAGGCCGCCTGCGTCGCTACAGATGACGCCCCCACCGGACACTCGCAAGGTCCAGACCGGAAACAGATCCGAAGATGGGACCAAGAATGGCGGAGGGACGGAAGGGACGCCGGAGTCTACCACCGAAGCCAACGCAGATGCGGCTTCTGACTGCAGCAGGTCAGCCGCCAGGCGGGACGTTTCAACCTACGAGGTTCTCCGGTACATCCGCAGCACCTTTGATGATGCAAACGTTCTTGACTCAGTCCCACTTGAGGCGGCTGGCAATCCGGGCGCCTGGCATGCGTGGCGCACTCATCGGCGACAACAGGCTGCCAATGTGACTTCTTCCCCCGCTTCTGTAAAGTCTGATCTGGACTCGAATTCGATCAAAATAGATGAGACCATTACAAGTCCTTCACCAAGCGGAACTGCTGAGACAAGTTCAGCCACATCGACATCGGCCGCACCAAAGCGTCCTGACGAGTGGAACTGGGACGGTGTTTGGGAAGAGAGGGTCAAGAGAGGTATCGCGACTAGCTTGTCAGAGCCGGTCTTGTTTGGAAACGCCGGGGCGGCAGATGAAGTG ATCAATTTCATCAGCATGGAGGAAGCAGATGTCGAaggaacaaaacaaaacctCCTTAGAACCCTTGGTGCTATACCTTAG
- a CDS encoding DUF1014 domain-containing protein codes for MCTITGPCATAKLPSMRSPYSTGKTYTLVGWGEWRSPMATCKARTFAQMDHDIRDKVDPNIGTDHELSYREAEAAKKAEAARKKAEKEALLKEEEKNTPGRTQPKNAKTAVRKTRGLDLSQLDDDGSGPLAALNASGIDNALDALSLTTSSAVDKIDRHPERRFKAAYAAFEERRLAEMEKDGSGQGLRLNQKKEKIKKEFEKHPDNPFNQVTARYDASREELAQLKEQERTKIEARLGSRR; via the exons A TGTGCACTATCACAGGCCCTTGCGCGACTGCAAAGTTGCCTTCGATGCGCTCTCCCTACAGTACGGGAAAGACATATACGCTGGTTGGGTGGGGAGAGTGGAGGAGTCCGATGGCGACGTGCAAAGCGCGCACATTTGCACAGATGGACCATGACATTCGCGATAAAGTTGACCCGAATATTGGTACTGACCACGAGCTATCTTACAGGGAGGCCGAAGCCGCGAAAAAGGCCGAGGCGGCGCGCAAGAAGGCAGAGAAAGAGGCACTTctgaaggaggaagagaagaataCCCCGGGGCGTACGCAACCCAAGAATGCAAAGACGGCGGTCAGGAAGACAAGGGGTCTTGACCTGTCACAGCTGGACGATGACGGCAGTGGCCCTCTTGCAGCTCTTAACGCCTCGGGTATTGACAACGCTCTGGATGCGTTGTCGTTAACCACATCTTCAGCCGTTGACAAGATTGACCGGCATCCCGAGAGACGCTTCAAGGCAGCATATGCGGCGTTTGAGGAACGACGACTTGCAGAGATGGAGAAGGACGGCAGTGGCCAAGGTTTGCGCCTGaaccagaagaaggagaagatcaagaaggagtTCGAGAAGCACCCAGACAACCCCTTCAATCAGGTGACTGCGCGCTACGACGCCTCCAGGGAAGAGTTGGCCCAGCTCAAGGAGCAGGAACGTACCAAGATCGAGGCCCGACTTGGGTCTAGACGTTAA